The nucleotide window tggaaactttctttttcacattactATAAATATTCCCCAGTAGTATCAATACATCTTGATATGCTAATTACTACAGTTTATAAAAGTAGACTATAAAAAATCCAGTCACATTGGATTTTGCAATACAACGTCACTAACACAAATGCTTATCTATGATGATTCAGTACATGAGGAAGGcaggggaaagaaaaacaaacaaatcaacaatcatcatgaaataaaactcaaaacaactgtattaaaaaaagaagttttccaAATGAGAAGAAAATGACAACGCATGGGACAGCAGTGTATACGTTAATGAggagctgaggaggaggagttcAATTGGAGATGAAGATTAGAAAGCAGCTCACCTTCATTTGCTACCGAAAGAGGgagagacatttaaaaacaggagGAAAGTTCTATGAGATTGGAAAGTAGACGATCTGCAGAATGGAAAGACATCCACATATTGATTTTCTTTGCAAATGCATAATAGCTGAAGAATTTGCCAAACCTACTTAGGAAGGCAGACACAGCTCCATGAATGATACAGTAATCAACCTTGAAACTAACTACAGCTTTACGGAGGCAGAAAGAGAGTGTCCTCGCACTATGCTGTGTTGAGTATCTCAACACTGTGTAAACTCACTTTGAAGAATAAGGGAGGCCAATTGAATGGATAAACAGCTAACAAAAAAGGGGGAAGAGAAAGAAACTCATCCATATCTCCATGTGCTTCAGCACAGTATAAGAATACCAAAGAACAAGCAGTTCAGGAAAttgaaaaactcttttcagtAATAATTAGTTTCAGTCCCATGAAAGAAAATTGCCTGGATCCATATAATACAGAGGCTCTGAGAATTGAGAATCaaccagaaaaaagacaaaagatatGATCTATTGTATACTAATGACTTTGTGATAATTCTTAATAACTAGCTATACGATCATGTCATGACACTTTTGTATATGACTTACAACATTAATCAAAAGTGCATGCAGTAACATTTACTGATCTGCTTGCACCAGTTAACGACAACATTTGTCAAATGTGTCTTTTAAAAATACTAGAAAATACAGCATTGGCAAAAGGTAAGATTCAAAGTGATAGACTCCAACAGAGAAGACATTTTATCAAAAAACAAATGTGGTGACATATCAGAGCAGTGCTGGGAGCATTATCTATCACCAGAGTGAAAGAAGCACAAACAAGAAAGATGAAATCACAAAGAGAGTGTAAGTCTGGCTTTTATACTTTTTGTGACCTTTGGGGCCCAATCAGGGATGGCCCAATCAGGGATGGGCCCCAAAGGCGTGCCTGAATAAAGCCGTAAGTGAGTGTGTACAGAActgtgcaaaagacttgagccaacctttatttctttatattttgtcagGAACCTGGCAAAGATGTTGGTGGCACTGTGGCAAGCTTTCTTATCATGTCTTCAAGTAGTCtttaggaatagttctccaggcttcttgaaggatatTCAAAATTTTTCTTTGCCTGTTGGATGATCTCTTTCACAACAATCCcgcactgcttcagtaatgctgAGATCCAAGCTCTGGGGACCAATCTTGACTGATACGtagtgttccattgtgtgtttcttctgcaaaatctgttttcaattttgacaagatcttcAACACCACTGGCTAAAATGCACCCAAACCACAAAAAAGCCTCTAGCCTGTTAAAACTGGTTCTTtgttaagttgtctgttatgtgtagacataaCACATGTTCATCCCTTGAGTAAAATgcgttttggtttttgtttttggctaGAATGAtttataggtcagtgttaagtgccttaacaaacaaaaaaaacatacctctgaaaatggtcaggtataaAAACTGAGTGAAAATGAGCTGGTGTCcaaagaaagcctggagaactatcgCTCAGGAACCACTTTACAAAATTACAAGAACGTCTGGCatcttggaagcaaaatataaattgATGAGGAGTGGCCcaagacttttacacagtaCTTGTGTTTAAAGTGAATAATGATAGTCAGTGAGCCTCACTGTCAGTGAACATTGTTATATATACTCCATTCCCCATTCCTCATTCATGGTAAAAGTTATCTAGCTTTTACCGTGTGCGGTAGCAgaagtaaaattaaataatattaaacataaataaacgCACAATACTCTTATCCCTGCATCATCATTAAAATGTCACTTTTAATGCTGGTCCTATAgctgttttaattttactttgGACAGACCCCAACAACTGTTTCAAAGTTGGTCCCTAAAAGATATGCTTATAAAGATAGAGATAAAACGATTATGCTGATGAAACAAAGGCTTCTGTATGAATTGCATAAGCTAACTAGTTATAATAAAGTTCCTTTCTCTAGCTACTGTGGATGTACTGCAGTACTGATGATGTTGATATTCTGAAGATAAATCGATAAATCACATATTCCCATTATTTAGGTTATTATAGAAGACTGTCATCTTACTAATAAAGAGCTAAATTAGTACGCTTTAATGCAAAAACAGTTTTACATTTAGAGGAAAATACTTTCAGAAACGATTCAAAGAACTTACAGGAAGATGATTACTTCTGCATGGATAAATTCTGCAGCACTAGTTTAGAGCCAATAACTTACCATATACCCAGCCAATAACAATGGTCTCTGCGCAAGCAATAAAGAGGAGGCTGGTTCCACTTGGACCATATGTGTCAACCAGCTGGAAGAGGACGATCCCGCCCTGAAACAAGTagagaaaaattgaaaaaaccCTTCTGATAAAACTGTCAGAAGGGCTGTTTTCTCCTGTGCTGTTTTTAATGTCACCATTATCAGAAACCTATACATGCATCATGAAATGGAAAAAGCTTTAACTACTAGAGAATACGCCACCTTAACAGAATAGTTCACTTCCCTACTTTATTTGAACAAGTGCTGATAATGCACATCCAGCTTACTTCAGTAATGAAGGGCAGCCCCAAACAGAAGCAAACAATAGCGATGaccagaaccaatatctctctGGCACGCGGCCTCCTCAGATAACGTGGAAACAGGTCTGTGAGGGCTGTGGCCAGGctttccacacacacaaactgtgaaCACAGAACTGAAGATTagcttattttgattttttgatCTGATCCTGGGTATTGTGCATTGCATACAATACCTGACTATCTAGGCCGAGCAAAAGGAGCATGAAGAAGAAGAGCACAGCCCAAAAGGACGAACCAGGAAGCAACGACAGAGCTGTAGGATAGGCAATGAAGGCTAAACCAGGACCTGTAAGAAGAACGTGAATGCATCTGTTAAAACATGCCATACACATTCTAAGGCGTTGTTAAAGTCATAGCTTTAAGCGGTACATGAGTTTGGACTCATAGAGATGAAATAATCCCGGATTTAatgcaaaaaaattaaacaaattataGACAGACACAAATAAGTTAGTGGTCATTTTGTGGGAAAAACTGTATCTGCTCATCTTTTGAGGCACTTCATtaccaaagacaaaaaaaagaaaaaaaacagcatcacAACCCTCTGACTCTATCTGAACAGAAAGTGACATCTTGTGGGCATTGGATGAATTTAAACTTTGACacacaaaaactaaacacagcatGTTTACAGGAATAATATATCAGGTAATTATTTAGGAAACTCTATTTTAATCCCTTCAAGTATGCAATTATCTTACCACCAGCTGAAATTTCTTCCAGTGAAATGTTAAGGTCCTGAGCCATGAATCCCAGCACTGAGAATACAGCAAAGCCTGCAAAGATACTGGTGGCACTGTTCAGACAGCACAGGGCCAAGCAATCCCTGGAACAGGATAGAGAGACAACCCAAAACTAtcaaaatgttaataaaaaaacCCCGCAAACAATAAATGTGATGATGTCTGCCTTTGACGAGGCTGACCTGTAgcagttgttgttgtatttgttgTAGCTCCCCAGAGCCGTCAGCACTCCCTGACAAACAGCATAGGAGAAGAACACCTGAGTCCCTGCATCACGCCACACCTGGAGAGCGACAAGATTTCTGACATGTTTTGAAGCTGAAATTGTTAAAATAACTGAAGGCATTTCTGATCCAGTAGATTAAgagctgttttttgtgttttatatataaattaCCCAGGTATACAGCATTTGCATATTCCTGCTTTGTTGTTACCCTGTCATAAATTACATGACAGAGCGTGCACGTCGAGGCTTGTGGGTGTGGGCAGGCTTGTTTTCACTATTGTCTATCTGCAGGCTACAGTCGTGACAGCATCTGGATAACATTAAAGACGCCACAGCTCTGGCTTGCTCATGATAGACCTGGCAAGGCTCCAAAGCAATATACAGGCCTCTACTCTGACCCAGTGGTGGGCTTGGTTTATTCCCTGCCTCGGGTCAGAAATGGAAGTCTGAGACTGTGGCAAATGATCTTTACATCTTATTCTGGACAAAGAGGAAACTGTTATGTCCCTAGAATTAATGATATTTTGAAGTCCTCTGAGTTTCTCCGCGTACATATTCAAACACGCACACTGACACGGAGACAAAAGGAGACACATTCACACAATAAACAGACCGCAGATGTGGGCCAGAACTGAACCACTCCTCTGCAGTGCACGTGAAAACAGACAATCGCACGCTAAAATAAGTCTAGAAACTAGAACAACTAGATCTGCTTCTAAGGCCATCTGGCACTGCATAAATCTGCCCTGTAACTATAAGTGCTTTCACCTGCACCTCTCCAAAACATTATTTTCACACGTTTTCCCACACTGCATTGGGGCTATTGGGTTCCTACAAGGGTAGCAATACTTTGTCTTCTAACTCACATGTGACATGACCAGATCGTTCCCCTGATTTACACAATTCTTCTTTATGAGATAGTAACACAGCAACTGAGCCAAACAGACAAAGACTGGACAGGAGAGAGCTGAGAAAACAACCGATAAAAGCAAACACCAAAGGGCTCCAACTCAGGTGGAAAGGGCTGAGGACCTGCAGGACCCGAACAACCAAGTGTCGTAGTGACAGAACATCctaaaaaatacagaatgaaCATTAAGTGTGCTGTTTAAACGCAAATATAAATTAGATTCACTGACTCAGCTtacaaaaaatacttttttgtaAGGTAAAAATAGTATTTAAACAGGTTACTTCAGGCCCTTATTTACTCTCCTTTGTGAGGAAGATGTATATGTCATACTGAAGATCATCTTTGGGTTGCTTTTCTTGTTAAGGCTATGTCTTGAGACCGGAAATAGAAGTCAGGGCAAAGAAAATGGAGGGGGAGGGGTGCATAACTGAGGATAACAGGACCCTGTATTCATCCTGTTAGAGCGGAGAGAAATCCAACAGACAGTGTTGTGTTGAGAAATGAAGATAGACAGATGATGTTCTGGTTGTTGGTGACTTTCAGTGCAGATGGAGAACTCGTTCTCACTCCATCCTTCACACTGTGGCTTTTAGATGATGGTAAGGTGGTCGTAATGTGTGCCGTGTTTGTGATTTTTGCATTCCACAACCAAACACTTCAACATAAACATTTGATAATCAGAGTGAGCTCTTACATCTGGATCACTAAGTCTGGTGAAGTCGGGCTTAAGGTAGTATTTCAGGCCCTCTCCAGCTCCTGGGAGCGTCACTCCACGGATGAAGAGCACAAAGAGCATCAAGTAGGGAAATGTAGCAGTGAAGTACACCACCTACAAACATATAAACGCAGGTTGTAGTTTTGCATACTTCTCATACACTCATTCGTTGGTTTAAAGTTGCACATGATTAGTTTTAGAATAAACGCAGCTATAAGCTGCAACTGTCTGGCAGTTGCTTTTGTAACTGCATTTTTGCCACCACCACCTCCTGCAGGAAAAACACTTCTCGTACACTGCTATGTGTTCCACTGTTTATACCGTGTAGTCATTAACTTGGtttttattgctgttttgtCTTCATGTAATAGAAAGGGATAAAAGTCTGCGGCTAGAAGTGAGGTTAATGAGAACAGTAGGCCTGAGCCAGAAAAAGCAGAGTTGGGGTCTGTAAAAAGAGAGCTGAAGCATAGAGTAAAATGCTGTTAGAAGAGTGGGGGTAATATCTGTCTCTACAGCACATCAAATACATATTTCCTGGTTAATATTAAGATAACAGTCACAAATACTCAGATATCACACAAGCAAGCTAAAAGTGCTGACTGACAGCTTGTGCTGCCTTTTTAATAGGGAAGGGTTTATAAGCTACATGTTTTTGCAGACTGAGAATCCCTTCTTACCCACCGACCAAACGAGAAAAATGTAACACATCGCTTTGCACACCATTATAAAGCTTTAACAGGGACAGCTTTAACAGCTGATATCCTCCACGTTAAGGAAATGCTTACCTTTCCAGTTGTTTTGATTCCCTTCCAGATGCAGAAGTAACATATGATCCAGGCAAACATAAGACACAGAGCCAGATCCCAATGTATCTTACCCAAAGACATGTTTTCTGATATTCTTAACACACGGTTACtatgaaaaaaagagacatgTAAGAACACATGAACACATGCATGCTCTCCAAATGCTGATGAATGCTCCCTAAAACCCCCATTCTTAAAATCTTCTCCCACTGCAAATAAACAGATCCTCATATATACGTCAAAAGAACAGCACTAAGCATCTCAACATGAATACAGATGTTGAAACTGCTCCCTGTTTATTTTGGATGGATACGGTTTACATTATAAATGGGCACAGCAAAGAGCACATATTGTTTTCATTATGGAGCACAGTTGTAGTGCTGAGCGATTTCCCAATATTTGTTCTCACACAAAATCAGGAGGTTATCATGTGAAAAGAGACAGCCATGTTTCAACATGTCTAAAAGAGAGAGGAGCAAACAACTTTGAATGAGAGTTGGAAGTTCAATAAAAATGCTATTATTCAGTGCTATTATGTCTTTTTAGGAATGTAACTGGCTGCTTGCTTTATTTGGGTGGCCTCGGTTCACCTTCTGTTGGCTCACTATTCACACCGTGTTTTCTAACTTACAATTATCTTTTGATATCTGGGAAGCATTGAAAGCTATTGCTGAGGAATTTTCCACCCAAAGACAAGCTAAATAGGGAGGGTGACTGTCCAGCTCTTCTAATGTTCAAGGAAAATAAAGCAATGAGTGAGTTTCTAACCTCCAGAACTCCTCTTCTGGTGACGTGCTCATCAATATTGTTTCAttgctggaaagaaaaaaaaaacaagtgtatAAGGAGGGGTGAAATTAAACACTAATTTCAAATAGTCCTTTAACAATCTAACAGTTTCATAAAGACCACAAACACGTTTATTTTCatagtaaatgtgtttttaattttaagtgGATCTTATGTACTCATTTTTGGCTTCAGATTTTTATTGTTCAActctactagagtagctttgcctGATTCGCAGTTTGAAATAATCCATATTTATCATAATGGGACTTGTTAAAGGCCTTTACTTCAtcctaacaaacaaacaaaatgtttgAGTTATTCTTGCTGTAATCGGAAATCTAATCAAAAACTAAGAatataattattaaaatgtaataattctAATGTTTAAACTTTTCAACCCACACTGTTtctgcatgtgcgtgtgtgtgtgtgcgcacgcacTCTTTCTGTGCAGATGTGGCCTTGACCTCTGTGTGTGCATCTAAGGACCCAGCCTAAATAATTGTCTGTTGTCTGATATGTCTCAAATCGGGTGATTGCACATCACACCAGGTGGTTGGTTGTTAACGTGGGATGTTGGTTGTCTCAGAGGATGTATAAAAACCCTCTATAGATAACGATTAGGCGTTTTTTCCTCTGGCCATCGTTGAAGTGAGCAGATTAGAAGACAACTCAGTGGATTTATCCTTCTTTTTCCAACCCACTATGGATTCACTATTTTTGAGATTTGCTCTGCTTACTACCGGAATCATAGATTGGGACTTAGAGGAAGTTTTGGGAACATTGTAATGGGTTCTACCTCCTCAGAAAGAATTTCTGAAACAATTCCTCTACAGCCAGGGTGTTCTCTCTGTCCTCCACTAAAGCCTCATCAAAACTGGTAATGAGTTATTAGCAACAGTTTAgatttcattgttttatattttaaaatgtgttacttttcttgaaatgtttaaaatttaaaaggaTTTTATTCTTAATAATTGATGAGCTGATTGCTTTGCCCTTGTTAAATTGCTTAGTAAAGTATCCCATCTGAAATTAAACTTAATTATGTGGACATTCcctttttgattttctttttaaatgaaaaggtAAAACTTGGGTATGAGTTTGAACATCTACTTTTGTGAGGTTCTTATAGGTTATTCTAGCCTTTAAGAATTAACAGATCCCTGGGCCCACCTGTCCAAGTCACCAAAGTAAATTTTGTAGCAAATTTGCTCGCAAAACTGATTGTACCTTATTCAGGGTTGGTAGTGTGGTGCATCATCTAAACTATTGTGGTACTACCCCTAGGATCAGACACTCAGACCCTTTCAATGGAGACCCAGTCCAGACTTCTGTACAGAGGTAACTGGGATCTTAACAGGCTTTAAAGGGTGAAGTGAGTTTTTGTGCACTACTgcattgagatctggtgactgtggagccCATTcaagtacagtgaactcactggcATCTTCAAGAACCCAGTTTAGGaaaatctgagctttgtgacatggtgtgttattcTGATGGAGGCGGCCATCTGAAGATGGGTACACTATGGTTACAAAGGGATGAACATTGTCAACAATCAATACTCAGtaaggctgtggcatttaactGATGCTCAGATGGTACCAAGGGCTCccaagtgtgccaagaaaatatcaagTTATGCCACCAACAATAGCctgcacaggctcaccaaatTTGGCAAGCCTGTGCAAATTGTAACCTCCAtttcctgttctcagctgacaggagtggcaccctgTGTGGTCTTATGCAACTGTAGCACATGTGCTTTAAGTTCAATGTGTTGTCTGTTCAAAGATGTTCTTCTGCACACTTTGGATGTAACAAGTAACAGTGTTACCATTGCCTTGCTGTCAGCTCAAAGCAGCTTGGCCAttctcttatagcctctagCATCAACAAGAGATAACTGCTGTAGATGTCCAGTGACAGTTCCTGTCATGTGACTGGTCTGTTATATAATTACATTAATGACCATTTAAACAGGTGTAAGTGATGAGGCATCAGTGAGGTCTATGTgtcagaaaataaggaaaaatagGTCCACTTTAGTAAGAAATATCACAAAAATGTCCAATCAAAGAGGAGTAAAGGGATATCCAAAGCAGTGCTTATAATAATGTAGAGAAGACATTGCATTAAATATACCTTAAATGTGGCACCTTTCAAACATTTGACATTAAACTAAAGCTTGACAAGTCCTTTAGATTTATTGGGTTGCTTTTCACCGTCATGTTATCCTTATATTATCCCAAGGTAGGAGAAAGTAAGCATTTCCTACCCTGaaaaacatttacagtacaTCTGGAAAGTATTCACAGTGCTTCGCTTGTCCTTCATTTAATTATGGTACAGCCTTATTCCAAAATGAattcaattatttttttcactttaaaatgCTAAACACAATACCTCATAATTGCAAAGTGAAAGCAGTTTGCTTGTAATTCTTGCAAATttgttaaaaacttttttttttaaatgccatgacatataaaaaaataggcatttttaccttttttggACTGTGGAGCAGTGAAGATAGACAGGACAGtggggagagagaagggaaGTCATGCAACAAAGAGCTGCAGGTTGTTTTGATAAATTTGTAAGAATTTCAAGcaaacttttttcatttttttattatggGGTGTCGTGTGTAGCATTTTGATGTAAAACATGACTTTACTCCTTTTTGGAATAAGGCTGTAACATAACAAAACGTGGAGCAAGTGCCATGAATGCTTTCCAGATGTTACTGTAAAGCATGGGTGCGTTCCAGAGATGCTATTGTGCTGTTTAATCCCATGATTACTATTAAGCTTTTCATAGTCAGACTCTTTTCAAGTCCACATAAAAAAATTTCAGTTGAGCAGACAGAGTGGGGACAGTTAATTTGTACAACTCAGAAAAACAAATTGCAACTTACTAAGTTGTATTCTCATAGTAGTCCATTGAGGTGACGTTGTGTAAGAATGACCAGTTGGACCCGGCCTGAAAGAGTTGGGGGTTTGCAAAGATGCTCATGCGACTGTGGCACAAGTCTCAGCGATTAAAGAAAGAGGGATAAAAGTGAGAATGTTAGCTGTTTTCTCTTAagtcttgaaaaaaaaatccctgcttATCAAATACAGATGGGTTTAAGCAAGCATTCTTACCAGAGTTCCACCAGTTGTCACATGTAGACCAGGGCAGGGGACTTTTGAAGGAGTTTATTAGGTAGAAGATAGCCCATGCCAAAACAATAATGTAGTATATGTTCAGATAGATCACAATCACTTGGGACGCAAACCCCACCCCTAGAGGAcaagtgacatttcagacagttAAAGGACATTTTTGGCTgctgtcttcttttcttttatgaCAAGAAGACAGAAACATTATACAAAAGCAATTCCCAGCACCATGCACGGTCAATAAATCCTCTGTTTTATGTAATTAAGTTAGATAACACCTTAGTCAGCTACTGGATCTGAAGCTTGGAAATATAGACTTAGCCTTGTATATGTGACTTTCTTTACTGCTAACTGCTACACTATTGTTTTTGCAATTTCCATGAAGAAAGCGCTGTCAGAAATATGCAGTTCCTAAATGTGAGCCTTATTTTTACCCTGAAACATGGGACATATTTTCCTCCAGGCAGTCACCCCACCCTCACTGGTGTACTGTCCCAGCGCTGTCTCCAAGAAAAACACGGGGATGCCACAGAAGAAGAGGAACACGCAGTAGGGGATGAGGAAGACACCTAAAATTATAGACACAAACTATTTCATCAGCAAgtgggtttctttttttgttttgtttcgttttttgttttttaatgaaggcCCTCCTAATCCTTATCTATTAGTTGAATGTTTCCATCAGAAAAACTCTCCCACAAACCCAACCTCTCACCTCCTCCGTTCTTGAAGCACAGGTAGGGGAACCGCCAAACATTTCCGAGGCCAATTATTTCACCAGCCATAGAGAGTATGAACTCCATGTTGTTGGCCCATTTTTCCCTCGACAGAGCCCCTTCCTCAGGAGCCTGTTTATCTGCCTCAGAGTCTGCAGCAGGAACATTCCCGGTTGTTTCCTCAGTCAtggtctttctgtcttttgtacagcatttaaataaatatcatgGCATACCTGTTATATTCTCCCCCAGCTCGTTCTTGCATGCATGCAATTATAAATCATGAGCGTTGTAATTTAACTGATGAGCCTCACATTCGCCCTAATAAAGCTTACTAAAGAGATAAAGGCACAAAAATAGCATTTAATTGTTTCCTCCAGTTTCACATGGAGATTTGAATTGATGCAACTTACCAGTGAGCTTGCAGCGAGCGCCACAGTGAAATTCCTCGACTGTATGAGCGAAGTTTGCAGAAAAGTTTCATTCTATTGAGGGGTGTGTCCTGAAGGACAAGTAGCCACACACGCTCTGGATGTGCCATCCCTACGAAAATGCTCGTGGATTTTACTCAAACGTCTCAACAACATGCACACAAAAGCCATCTCAGTGCAGTGTGTTATGCACAAGTAATTGCAGAAATTGCACTTATTGTCGTCAGATGGAATAAAATTATGCACGATTGTGTATTATCGTAGAATAATGATATTAGCGTAAGCTATGTATGTTTGGACCCTAACTTCTAGCGGCCTTAATTATGCTGCTATAAACTGCCTAGGGTACCATGATTATCAACATCGACACAGCTTTTAGGAATTAATTTTATAACATGCAAATTCTTCCaccatatatatatgtgtagtAGCTGGTTGTACGTTGCATGTACGTATGCGTTGTTGTTATGTTGTCTGTGTTATCGTCTGTACATAACTGCTAGTCAAACAGTAAAGTTAATAATGCCGGACTTTGAATATGCAGCTTGAGTAGAAGAAAAATAcgaaatatatgtatgtattattCATTCCTCTGGTTTTTATGAACAGTTTCTTTTGTCATCTGTGCCATCTACACAGTGATGTGTAATacactaaaaaaaacatgtcagcgTTTTAATAGGCTACATGAGCTAAGCGAACAAGCACAGTCCGAAATGATAACAAGGGTGCTAATGTTTGAAAAGTATTAATTATAAATTGGTTCTGTAGTGTACGAGACAATCAGGTGCCAAGAAAAAATAATGCTTTGATG belongs to Oreochromis niloticus isolate F11D_XX linkage group LG17, O_niloticus_UMD_NMBU, whole genome shotgun sequence and includes:
- the LOC100707806 gene encoding sodium- and chloride-dependent GABA transporter 2 isoform X1, giving the protein MTEETTGNVPAADSEADKQAPEEGALSREKWANNMEFILSMAGEIIGLGNVWRFPYLCFKNGGGVFLIPYCVFLFFCGIPVFFLETALGQYTSEGGVTAWRKICPMFQGVGFASQVIVIYLNIYYIIVLAWAIFYLINSFKSPLPWSTCDNWWNSDLCHSRMSIFANPQLFQAGSNWSFLHNVTSMDYYENTTYNETILMSTSPEEEFWSNRVLRISENMSLGKIHWDLALCLMFAWIICYFCIWKGIKTTGKVVYFTATFPYLMLFVLFIRGVTLPGAGEGLKYYLKPDFTRLSDPDVWRDAGTQVFFSYAVCQGVLTALGSYNKYNNNCYRDCLALCCLNSATSIFAGFAVFSVLGFMAQDLNISLEEISAGGPGLAFIAYPTALSLLPGSSFWAVLFFFMLLLLGLDSQFVCVESLATALTDLFPRYLRRPRAREILVLVIAIVCFCLGLPFITEGGIVLFQLVDTYGPSGTSLLFIACAETIVIGWVYGADRFYDNIEDMIGYPPFPVLKYCWLFFTPLICGLTLLYNLVQSQPLVVYGFEPGTWGVTLGSVLVLTPLICIPVFILVSLYRDPKNMSTPSSDLRQSRPHNPALTLFNYVIVKAQGQPDIRVDYREDKLVMEEPGSA
- the LOC100707806 gene encoding sodium- and chloride-dependent GABA transporter 2 isoform X2, translated to MEFILSMAGEIIGLGNVWRFPYLCFKNGGGVFLIPYCVFLFFCGIPVFFLETALGQYTSEGGVTAWRKICPMFQGVGFASQVIVIYLNIYYIIVLAWAIFYLINSFKSPLPWSTCDNWWNSDLCHSRMSIFANPQLFQAGSNWSFLHNVTSMDYYENTTYNETILMSTSPEEEFWSNRVLRISENMSLGKIHWDLALCLMFAWIICYFCIWKGIKTTGKVVYFTATFPYLMLFVLFIRGVTLPGAGEGLKYYLKPDFTRLSDPDVWRDAGTQVFFSYAVCQGVLTALGSYNKYNNNCYRDCLALCCLNSATSIFAGFAVFSVLGFMAQDLNISLEEISAGGPGLAFIAYPTALSLLPGSSFWAVLFFFMLLLLGLDSQFVCVESLATALTDLFPRYLRRPRAREILVLVIAIVCFCLGLPFITEGGIVLFQLVDTYGPSGTSLLFIACAETIVIGWVYGADRFYDNIEDMIGYPPFPVLKYCWLFFTPLICGLTLLYNLVQSQPLVVYGFEPGTWGVTLGSVLVLTPLICIPVFILVSLYRDPKNMSTPSSDLRQSRPHNPALTLFNYVIVKAQGQPDIRVDYREDKLVMEEPGSA